In Massilistercora timonensis, the following are encoded in one genomic region:
- a CDS encoding undecaprenyl-diphosphate phosphatase, translating to MLDVLKVILLGIVEGITEWLPVSSTGHLILVGDLLKPNLSDAFMEMFNVVIQLGAIMAVVVLYFHKLNPFSPKKTQRQKMLTWQMWIKVLIASIPAGVVGILFNDVLDRLFYWSVPVALMLILYGVLFIVIEKRNEGRRPAVTKISELSVRMLLWIGVFQMLALIPGTSRSGATIVGALIIGVSREVAAEFTFFLAIPAMFGASLIKLVGFGFNFTAAELGFLLLGCLVSFGMSIVAIRFLMGYIKQHDFKVFGYYRIVLGGLVLLAAFVQWILG from the coding sequence ATGTTAGACGTGTTAAAAGTGATCCTGCTGGGGATCGTGGAAGGAATCACAGAGTGGCTTCCGGTGAGCAGCACCGGCCATCTGATCCTGGTGGGAGATTTGCTGAAACCAAATTTAAGCGACGCATTTATGGAAATGTTCAATGTGGTCATCCAGCTGGGGGCCATTATGGCGGTGGTGGTCCTGTATTTCCATAAGCTGAATCCATTTTCGCCGAAGAAGACTCAGCGGCAGAAGATGCTGACCTGGCAGATGTGGATCAAGGTGCTGATCGCCTCGATCCCTGCGGGAGTTGTGGGAATCCTCTTCAATGACGTGTTGGACCGGCTGTTCTACTGGTCAGTGCCGGTGGCGCTGATGCTGATCCTGTACGGCGTGCTCTTTATTGTGATCGAGAAGCGCAACGAGGGGCGGCGCCCCGCAGTGACCAAGATCTCGGAACTGTCGGTACGGATGCTGTTGTGGATCGGTGTGTTCCAGATGCTGGCCCTCATCCCGGGAACTTCCCGGTCCGGAGCGACCATCGTAGGTGCGCTGATCATCGGCGTGTCCCGGGAAGTGGCGGCGGAGTTCACCTTCTTCCTGGCGATTCCGGCCATGTTCGGCGCCAGCCTGATCAAGCTGGTAGGATTCGGGTTCAACTTCACGGCAGCAGAGCTGGGATTTCTGCTGCTGGGATGTCTGGTGTCGTTCGGGATGTCTATTGTGGCGATCCGTTTCCTGATGGGATATATCAAACAGCATGATTTCAAAGTGTTCGGATATTACCGGATCGTGCTGGGAGGTTTGGTATTGCTGGCGGCGTTCGTGCAGTGGATCCTTGGTTAA
- a CDS encoding ABC transporter substrate-binding protein encodes MKKFTALFLAMILAAGLIVGCGGGSSEEEGGSEAATAKVIDVDLTNEEYAFGVDKDQPELLEQANAFIAKILEDGTFDEICDRYFGGGEPVAVQSAELDSSKDQLVVATNAAFEPFEYTQGEDYYGIDMEIAALFAEELGQELVIQNMDFDAVCLSVGQHKCDIAMAGLTINEEREELVTFTDPYYQASQRLIVPSSDTSFDDCADADAVAAKLGELESSDSIGVQQGTTGQFYVEGDEEWGFEGLPATCVPYKNGSLAVQDMLQGKIQYVIIDAAPAAAITESINEVQ; translated from the coding sequence ATGAAAAAGTTTACAGCGTTATTTTTAGCTATGATCCTTGCTGCCGGCCTGATCGTAGGATGTGGCGGCGGAAGTTCTGAGGAAGAGGGCGGAAGCGAGGCTGCCACAGCGAAGGTGATCGATGTGGATCTGACCAATGAGGAATATGCATTTGGTGTGGATAAGGATCAGCCGGAGCTTCTGGAGCAGGCAAATGCGTTTATCGCGAAGATCCTGGAGGACGGAACCTTTGATGAGATCTGTGACCGCTATTTTGGCGGCGGCGAGCCGGTTGCGGTACAGTCCGCAGAACTGGATTCTTCCAAGGATCAGCTGGTAGTAGCTACCAACGCGGCTTTTGAGCCATTTGAGTATACACAGGGTGAAGATTACTACGGAATTGATATGGAGATCGCGGCTCTCTTCGCAGAGGAGCTTGGTCAGGAACTGGTTATCCAGAACATGGATTTCGATGCGGTATGTCTGTCTGTAGGACAGCACAAATGTGACATCGCCATGGCCGGCCTTACCATTAATGAGGAAAGAGAAGAGCTGGTAACATTTACAGATCCTTACTATCAGGCTTCTCAGAGACTGATCGTACCAAGCAGCGATACTTCTTTTGACGACTGTGCGGATGCGGATGCAGTTGCCGCAAAGCTGGGCGAACTGGAATCCTCTGATTCCATCGGCGTACAGCAGGGAACTACCGGACAGTTCTATGTAGAGGGCGATGAAGAGTGGGGATTCGAAGGACTCCCGGCAACATGTGTTCCTTACAAGAACGGATCTCTGGCAGTACAGGATATGCTCCAGGGCAAGATCCAGTACGTGATCATCGATGCGGCTCCGGCAGCGGCGATCACAGAGTCCATCAACGAAGTGCAGTAG
- a CDS encoding amino acid ABC transporter permease — MGNFSQKVDRFIEIFLDQNGYVKVIEGLQNTLLIAVTGLLIGILIGTLIATVRVIPKYKRLPRILNGICSFYVALFRGTPTVVQLLVFYYVLIPIIGWQITGVQVAMLVFGLNSGAYISEIMRSGIQSVDPGQMEAGRAVGLSFGTTMSKIVIPQAVKNILPTLGNEFIALIKETSVVSFVGAADLYVAFNYIGSNSYEFMVPYLVMALIYIALVLVITLLIRLMERSLRKSDRSN; from the coding sequence ATGGGCAATTTTAGTCAGAAAGTAGATAGATTTATAGAGATTTTTCTGGACCAGAATGGCTATGTAAAGGTCATAGAAGGTCTCCAGAATACGCTGCTGATCGCAGTTACCGGCCTGCTCATCGGTATCCTGATCGGTACGCTGATCGCCACCGTCCGGGTAATCCCCAAGTATAAAAGGCTGCCGCGGATCCTGAACGGCATCTGCAGCTTTTATGTGGCTTTGTTCCGGGGGACGCCGACAGTGGTACAGCTGCTGGTATTCTATTATGTACTGATCCCCATCATCGGCTGGCAGATCACAGGCGTGCAGGTGGCGATGCTGGTATTCGGGCTGAACAGCGGCGCCTACATTTCCGAGATCATGCGAAGCGGGATCCAGTCTGTGGATCCGGGGCAGATGGAGGCAGGCCGTGCGGTAGGATTAAGCTTTGGCACGACCATGTCCAAGATCGTGATCCCCCAGGCGGTCAAGAATATCCTTCCCACTCTGGGAAATGAGTTCATCGCGCTGATCAAAGAGACTTCAGTTGTCAGCTTCGTCGGAGCGGCGGACCTGTATGTGGCGTTTAACTATATCGGAAGCAACAGTTATGAGTTCATGGTTCCATATCTGGTAATGGCGTTGATCTACATTGCACTGGTGCTGGTGATCACTTTGTTGATCCGATTGATGGAAAGGAGCCTGAGGAAGAGTGATAGAAGTAATTAA
- a CDS encoding amino acid ABC transporter ATP-binding protein produces the protein MIEVINLKKSFGNMEVLKGIDITINKGDIVAVLGPSGSGKSTFLRCLNCMEDPTSGSIIFNGVDIADMSVDINVHRRHMGMVFQHFNLFNNKTVLQNVMMAPAYLRCKDLKKAKRQNSRTRFTNLFRGSNKKELIPITETKEQILSETREQALGLLKRIGLDDKADAYPSTLSGGQKQRVAIIRSMAMNPDVILFDEPTSALDPEMVGEVLELMKQLAKEGMTMVVVTHEMGFAREVASRVLFMDEGQIKEEAGPEEFFDHPKEPRLKEFLSKIL, from the coding sequence GTGATAGAAGTAATTAATCTTAAGAAAAGCTTCGGAAATATGGAAGTTCTCAAAGGGATCGATATTACCATCAATAAGGGCGACATCGTGGCGGTGCTGGGTCCTTCCGGATCCGGAAAATCTACATTTCTGCGCTGCCTGAACTGTATGGAAGATCCCACCAGCGGGAGCATCATTTTCAATGGTGTGGATATCGCGGATATGAGCGTGGATATCAATGTACATCGCCGGCATATGGGGATGGTGTTCCAGCATTTTAACCTGTTCAATAATAAGACGGTGCTCCAGAATGTGATGATGGCGCCGGCGTATCTGCGCTGCAAGGACTTAAAGAAGGCGAAGCGGCAGAATTCCCGGACCCGGTTTACCAATCTGTTCCGGGGAAGTAATAAGAAGGAACTGATCCCCATCACGGAGACCAAAGAGCAGATCTTAAGCGAGACCCGCGAGCAGGCGCTTGGCCTCTTGAAGCGGATCGGCCTGGACGATAAGGCAGACGCTTACCCGTCTACCTTAAGCGGCGGCCAGAAACAGCGGGTGGCGATCATCCGCTCCATGGCCATGAATCCGGACGTGATCCTCTTTGATGAGCCCACGTCCGCGCTGGATCCGGAGATGGTAGGCGAAGTACTGGAACTGATGAAACAGCTGGCCAAAGAAGGCATGACCATGGTGGTGGTCACCCACGAGATGGGATTCGCCCGGGAGGTGGCTTCCAGAGTCCTCTTCATGGATGAGGGACAGATCAAGGAAGAGGCAGGGCCGGAAGAATTCTTCGATCATCCAAAAGAACCAAGATTGAAAGAATTCTTGTCGAAGATACTTTAG
- a CDS encoding YitT family protein, whose amino-acid sequence MGKTFDAKTQERVIQIVYAVGGSLLFAAGVNLLITPLGLYNGGFMGFAQLLRTFVVSVLHVPVPAGVDLSGIIYFILNIPLFYMGLKILGKEFAVKTLVTVGIQSLWLSVIPIPAAPIIDDYLTACIIGGIVAGTGTGLVLRGRSSGGGQDIIGLCCSKRYQNVSVGKINILMNVFVYLICLFMFNIEIVVYSLIYTTVLSLAIDRVHIQNINTSVMIFTKKLGISKAIMEQMGRGVTNWDGEGAYTNKTSYILFVLISKYEVGQIKKIVHSIDPNAFMIFTEGCSVEGNFEKRL is encoded by the coding sequence ATGGGAAAGACATTTGACGCAAAGACACAGGAACGGGTGATCCAGATTGTGTATGCCGTGGGTGGAAGCTTATTGTTTGCTGCCGGCGTCAATCTTCTGATCACACCGCTGGGACTTTACAACGGTGGGTTCATGGGTTTTGCCCAGCTGCTCCGGACATTTGTGGTCAGTGTGCTGCATGTACCGGTGCCGGCAGGGGTGGACCTGTCCGGTATCATTTATTTTATCCTGAATATTCCTCTTTTTTATATGGGTCTTAAGATCCTGGGCAAGGAATTCGCGGTAAAGACGCTGGTTACGGTAGGTATCCAGAGCCTTTGGCTGTCGGTGATCCCAATCCCGGCAGCGCCGATCATTGACGACTATCTGACAGCCTGTATCATCGGCGGTATCGTGGCGGGAACAGGAACCGGTCTGGTGCTGCGGGGCAGGAGTTCCGGCGGCGGCCAGGATATCATCGGACTTTGCTGTTCCAAGAGATATCAGAATGTCAGCGTGGGAAAGATCAATATCTTAATGAATGTGTTCGTTTACCTGATCTGTCTTTTCATGTTCAATATTGAGATCGTTGTGTACTCGCTGATCTATACCACAGTTCTGTCGCTGGCCATTGACCGGGTACATATTCAGAATATCAATACCAGTGTAATGATCTTTACGAAGAAGCTGGGGATCTCCAAGGCGATCATGGAACAGATGGGCCGCGGCGTTACCAACTGGGACGGCGAGGGGGCTTATACCAATAAGACTTCCTATATTCTGTTTGTTTTGATCTCAAAATACGAAGTGGGACAGATCAAGAAGATCGTGCACAGCATCGATCCAAACGCATTTATGATCTTTACAGAGGGCTGCTCCGTAGAAGGAAATTTTGAGAAACGATTGTAA
- the ltrA gene encoding group II intron reverse transcriptase/maturase yields MGTENKESCSQRDSAERKGYVRAHRSFNRIWKERDSAEPDILGRILDKNNLNRAYKRVKANKGAPGVDGMTVEAALPWLKEHNHELTERIRRGKYTPSPVRRVEIPKPDGGIRKLGIPTVIDRIIQQAMLQQLMPIYEPLFSDDSFGYRPGRGAKDAIFRIKEYIEQGYTRAVVLDLSKYFDTLNHTILLNLLRKQVKDERVIQMVKRYLKSGVMENGVVTETEEGSPQGGNLSPLLANVYLNEFDWEFHRRGVPCIRYADDIVLLAKSERAAERLLESSTKYLEETLKLRVNREKSRTVSVFAIRNFKFLGFCFGKNGKGIYIRVHGKSWKKAKDKLRQFTSRSRCGSIVRTMEKIKVYMRGWLNYYGIADMKSNIISLNKWLYRRIRMCIWKQWKLPRTRKRKLIGLGLPEWAACKGAYSRKSYWRMSSTGVVQRALTKERLINWGFYDLATAYQSLHVNY; encoded by the coding sequence ATGGGTACAGAAAACAAAGAAAGCTGCTCGCAAAGAGATAGCGCGGAACGCAAAGGGTATGTGAGAGCGCACCGCTCATTCAACCGGATATGGAAGGAAAGGGACAGTGCAGAGCCGGACATCTTAGGTAGGATACTGGACAAGAATAACCTGAACCGGGCTTACAAAAGAGTAAAGGCAAACAAGGGAGCACCGGGAGTCGATGGGATGACTGTCGAAGCGGCACTGCCATGGCTGAAGGAACACAACCACGAACTGACGGAGAGAATTCGAAGGGGGAAATATACCCCGTCTCCGGTCAGACGTGTGGAAATCCCGAAGCCGGACGGGGGGATACGAAAACTCGGAATCCCTACCGTCATTGACCGTATCATCCAACAGGCAATGCTCCAGCAACTCATGCCAATCTATGAGCCGCTGTTCTCGGATGACAGTTTTGGCTATCGTCCGGGGCGAGGGGCAAAAGACGCTATCTTCAGGATAAAAGAGTATATCGAACAGGGCTATACAAGGGCAGTGGTTCTTGACCTGTCAAAGTACTTCGATACGCTGAACCACACGATCCTTCTGAACCTGCTGAGAAAGCAGGTAAAAGACGAAAGGGTCATACAGATGGTGAAGCGATACCTGAAAAGCGGAGTGATGGAAAACGGTGTTGTAACTGAGACAGAGGAAGGCTCCCCGCAGGGAGGGAATCTTTCCCCACTCTTAGCAAATGTGTATCTGAATGAATTCGACTGGGAGTTCCACAGACGGGGCGTACCGTGCATTCGCTATGCGGATGATATCGTACTGCTGGCGAAAAGCGAACGGGCGGCGGAACGTCTGCTGGAGAGCAGTACAAAATATCTGGAAGAAACACTGAAGCTGAGAGTGAACCGGGAAAAGAGCCGGACGGTCAGCGTGTTCGCAATCCGAAATTTTAAGTTCCTTGGCTTCTGTTTTGGGAAGAACGGAAAAGGAATCTACATCCGTGTCCATGGAAAGTCATGGAAGAAAGCCAAGGATAAACTGCGTCAGTTCACTTCCCGGAGCAGGTGCGGAAGTATCGTCCGAACAATGGAAAAGATAAAAGTCTATATGCGGGGATGGTTGAATTATTACGGAATAGCGGACATGAAGAGCAACATCATAAGCCTGAATAAATGGCTGTACCGCCGGATACGGATGTGTATCTGGAAACAGTGGAAACTGCCAAGGACACGCAAACGGAAACTGATAGGTTTAGGCTTGCCGGAATGGGCAGCCTGCAAAGGGGCATACAGCAGGAAATCTTACTGGAGAATGTCCAGCACAGGCGTGGTCCAAAGAGCGTTAACAAAAGAAAGACTGATAAACTGGGGCTTCTATGATTTAGCCACAGCCTATCAGTCGCTGCACGTCAACTATTGA
- a CDS encoding substrate-binding domain-containing protein produces MKKFIAMMATVAMVAGLAVGCGGGSDAEGEGGASGEFDSSMDITIVSREDGSGTRGAFIELFGIEEEQEDGEKVDMTTEAAQITNSTSVMLTTVAGDEYAIGYVSLGSLDDSVKAVKIDGAEATADNVKSGDYKVSRPFNIATKADLNNPTATDFIAFIMSEEGQAVVAEEGYIPLDGVEAYAGEAPAGKVVVGGSSSVSPVMEKLIEAYAKVNPEAEIELQTTDSTTGMENAIAGSYDIGMASREVKDEELAEGLEAQVIATDGIAVVVNNANPAEDLTSDQVKAIYTGEALTWDEVTE; encoded by the coding sequence ATGAAAAAGTTTATTGCAATGATGGCAACAGTTGCTATGGTAGCAGGCCTGGCAGTAGGATGCGGCGGCGGATCTGACGCAGAAGGCGAGGGAGGAGCTTCCGGCGAGTTTGATTCTTCTATGGACATCACCATCGTATCCAGAGAGGATGGTTCCGGAACAAGAGGAGCATTCATCGAGCTGTTTGGCATTGAGGAAGAGCAGGAGGACGGCGAGAAGGTTGATATGACCACTGAGGCTGCCCAGATCACCAACAGCACTTCCGTTATGCTGACAACTGTAGCTGGCGACGAGTACGCTATCGGTTATGTATCTCTTGGATCTCTTGACGACAGCGTTAAGGCAGTAAAGATCGACGGAGCTGAGGCCACCGCTGACAACGTAAAGAGCGGCGACTACAAAGTATCCCGTCCGTTCAACATCGCAACCAAGGCTGATCTTAACAACCCGACCGCAACCGACTTCATCGCTTTCATCATGAGCGAAGAAGGCCAGGCAGTGGTAGCTGAGGAAGGCTACATCCCGCTTGATGGCGTAGAAGCTTACGCAGGCGAGGCTCCGGCAGGCAAGGTTGTAGTTGGTGGTTCCTCTTCCGTATCTCCGGTTATGGAGAAACTGATCGAGGCTTATGCAAAAGTAAACCCGGAGGCAGAGATTGAGCTTCAGACTACCGATTCTACCACAGGTATGGAAAATGCTATCGCAGGATCCTATGACATCGGAATGGCTTCCAGAGAAGTAAAGGATGAGGAGCTTGCAGAAGGCCTTGAGGCTCAGGTGATCGCAACCGACGGTATCGCGGTAGTAGTAAACAACGCGAACCCGGCAGAGGATCTTACCAGCGATCAGGTAAAAGCAATCTACACTGGTGAAGCGCTTACATGGGATGAGGTAACAGAATAA
- the pstC gene encoding phosphate ABC transporter permease subunit PstC — translation MKSNAWTEKFMQGVFFIAACASVLAVALICIFLFANGLPAMSKIGFLDFLTGTVWKPNNDIYGILPMIVGSLYVTAGAIIFGVPIGILTAVFMAFYCPKQIYKPLKTATELLAGIPSVVYGFFGLVVLVPVVRQIGRDLGFGGNGSSMLTASLLLGMMILPTIIGLTESSLRAVPTQYYEGAVALGATHERAIFRVVLPAAKSGTVAAIVLGVGRAIGETMAVIMVAGNQTWMPRGIFRGVRTMTANIVIEMGYATDLHREALIATGVVLFVFILIINFCVALLNRGNSHE, via the coding sequence ATGAAATCAAATGCATGGACTGAAAAATTCATGCAGGGAGTGTTCTTCATTGCCGCCTGCGCCTCGGTGCTGGCGGTAGCTCTCATTTGTATCTTCTTATTTGCAAATGGACTCCCTGCAATGTCAAAGATCGGCTTTCTGGACTTCCTGACCGGAACTGTGTGGAAGCCGAACAACGATATCTACGGAATCCTTCCTATGATCGTAGGAAGCCTTTACGTGACAGCGGGCGCTATCATCTTTGGAGTTCCCATCGGGATCCTGACTGCAGTGTTCATGGCGTTCTACTGTCCGAAACAGATCTACAAGCCTCTTAAGACAGCCACGGAGCTGCTGGCAGGGATCCCCTCCGTTGTCTACGGTTTCTTCGGCCTGGTGGTACTGGTGCCCGTCGTGCGCCAGATCGGCCGGGACCTGGGATTTGGGGGAAATGGAAGCAGCATGCTGACCGCTTCTCTTCTGCTGGGAATGATGATCCTGCCCACCATCATCGGGCTTACGGAATCTTCTCTGCGGGCGGTGCCGACCCAGTACTATGAGGGAGCAGTAGCTCTGGGCGCAACCCACGAGCGGGCCATCTTCCGGGTGGTGCTGCCGGCGGCTAAGTCCGGTACGGTGGCAGCTATTGTCCTGGGCGTGGGCCGCGCCATCGGCGAGACTATGGCGGTGATCATGGTAGCGGGCAACCAGACCTGGATGCCAAGAGGGATCTTCCGGGGCGTGCGTACCATGACGGCAAATATCGTAATTGAGATGGGATACGCCACAGACCTTCACCGGGAAGCGCTGATCGCCACCGGCGTAGTGCTGTTCGTGTTCATCCTGATCATCAATTTCTGCGTAGCACTTTTGAACAGGGGGAACAGCCATGAGTAA
- the pstA gene encoding phosphate ABC transporter permease PstA, translating to MSKNEITMTHGVNERTLGQKLKGYTRTPGSMLVMLLVLLAAIVTFSVLIFLIIYILVNGVPYIKPSLFSLEYSSDNASLMPALINTVIMTALSLLIAVPFGIFSAIFLVEYAKRGNKFVEVIRLTTETLQGIPSIVYGLFGMLFFVTTCGWGFSILAGAFTLSIMVLPLIMRSTEEALKAVPDSYREGSFGLGAGKLRTVFRIVLPSAIPGILAGVILAIGRIVGETAALIYTAGTVADIPKSVMSSGRTLAVHMYNLASEGLYMDQAYATAVILLVLVVGINTLSGVVAKRLTKA from the coding sequence ATGAGTAAGAATGAAATAACGATGACCCATGGGGTAAATGAGAGGACACTGGGACAGAAACTGAAAGGCTACACACGGACGCCGGGCTCCATGCTGGTAATGCTCCTGGTTCTGCTGGCGGCCATTGTCACCTTCTCGGTGCTGATCTTTTTGATCATCTATATCCTGGTCAACGGCGTGCCTTATATAAAGCCATCCCTGTTCTCACTTGAGTATTCCTCTGATAACGCGTCTCTTATGCCGGCGCTTATCAACACGGTGATCATGACGGCGCTGTCCCTTCTGATCGCGGTTCCTTTTGGGATCTTCTCTGCCATTTTCCTGGTAGAGTACGCGAAGCGGGGCAATAAATTCGTAGAAGTGATCCGGCTTACCACGGAGACTCTGCAGGGAATCCCGTCCATCGTCTACGGACTGTTTGGTATGTTGTTCTTTGTAACCACCTGCGGGTGGGGATTCTCCATCCTGGCAGGAGCTTTCACCCTGTCCATCATGGTGCTGCCCCTGATCATGCGAAGCACAGAGGAAGCATTGAAGGCAGTGCCGGATTCCTACCGGGAAGGAAGCTTTGGCCTGGGAGCCGGGAAACTTCGTACCGTGTTCCGGATCGTACTCCCCTCCGCCATCCCCGGGATCCTGGCAGGCGTGATCCTGGCCATCGGGCGTATCGTGGGAGAGACGGCAGCCTTGATCTACACGGCTGGTACCGTGGCAGATATTCCAAAGAGTGTGATGAGTTCCGGACGGACCCTGGCGGTCCACATGTACAACCTGGCAAGCGAGGGCCTGTATATGGATCAGGCTTACGCCACCGCAGTGATCCTGCTGGTGCTGGTTGTGGGGATCAATACCCTGTCCGGCGTGGTGGCCAAGAGATTAACGAAAGCGTAG
- the pstB gene encoding phosphate ABC transporter ATP-binding protein PstB — protein MSKISIKNLDLYYSDFKALKDVNLEIEEHKITAFIGPSGCGKSTLLKSINRMNDLVEGCRIEGEILLDGKDIFKDVDVNQLRKRVGMVFQKPNPFPMSIYDNIAYGPRTHGIHSKAKLDDIVEKSLRDAAIWDECKDRLKKSALGMSGGQQQRLCIARALAVQPEVLLMDEPTSALDPISTSKIEDLAMDLKKDYTIVMVTHNMQQAVRVSDNTAFFLLGEVIEYNDTEKLFSIPADKRTEDYITGRFG, from the coding sequence ATGTCGAAAATAAGTATTAAAAACCTGGATCTTTACTATAGCGATTTCAAGGCGTTAAAAGACGTGAACCTTGAGATCGAAGAACATAAAATCACAGCATTTATCGGACCTTCCGGATGTGGAAAGTCCACGCTTCTTAAGTCCATCAACCGGATGAACGACCTGGTAGAGGGCTGCCGCATCGAGGGAGAGATCCTTCTGGACGGCAAAGACATTTTCAAGGATGTGGATGTGAACCAGCTGAGAAAACGGGTGGGAATGGTGTTCCAGAAACCCAATCCCTTCCCTATGAGTATCTATGACAACATCGCCTACGGTCCCAGGACCCACGGTATCCACTCCAAGGCAAAGCTTGACGATATCGTGGAGAAGTCCCTGCGGGACGCGGCCATCTGGGATGAGTGCAAGGACCGGCTTAAAAAGAGCGCCCTTGGCATGTCCGGCGGACAGCAGCAGCGGCTTTGCATCGCCAGAGCTCTGGCAGTGCAGCCGGAAGTGCTTCTGATGGATGAGCCTACCTCGGCTCTGGACCCCATCTCCACGTCCAAGATCGAAGACCTTGCGATGGACCTGAAAAAGGACTATACTATTGTTATGGTAACTCACAATATGCAGCAGGCAGTGCGTGTATCGGACAATACCGCTTTCTTCCTCCTGGGTGAGGTCATTGAGTACAATGATACCGAGAAACTGTTCTCGATTCCGGCGGATAAGAGAACCGAAGATTATATTACAGGGAGGTTTGGTTAG
- the phoU gene encoding phosphate signaling complex protein PhoU, which yields MRNKFDMQLELLSEQLIHMGELCEVAIDKATTALQQGSIEQAKEVITADEEIDQMEKDIERLCLKLLLQQQPVARDLRQISAALKMITDMERIGDQTSDIAEIIISEKKSEASDIPKIGKMSEAAARMVRDSVRAYVNKDLELARQVMEADNEVDLLFEDNKKELIEFIAQNNGDQGKEAIDLIMVAKYLERIGDHATNIAEWVEFSITGIHKDSKV from the coding sequence ATGCGTAATAAATTTGATATGCAGCTGGAGCTTTTGAGCGAACAGCTGATCCACATGGGAGAACTGTGCGAGGTGGCCATTGACAAGGCGACCACAGCCCTGCAGCAGGGGAGTATCGAGCAGGCGAAGGAAGTGATCACCGCCGATGAAGAGATCGACCAGATGGAGAAGGATATCGAGCGCCTGTGCCTGAAGCTTCTGCTCCAGCAGCAGCCGGTGGCAAGGGATCTGCGGCAGATTTCCGCGGCGCTTAAGATGATCACAGACATGGAGCGGATCGGAGATCAGACTTCAGATATCGCTGAGATCATCATCTCCGAGAAGAAATCGGAAGCCAGCGATATCCCCAAGATCGGGAAAATGTCCGAGGCCGCGGCCAGAATGGTGCGGGACAGCGTCCGCGCCTATGTAAACAAAGACCTGGAACTTGCCCGGCAGGTGATGGAGGCGGACAATGAAGTGGATCTTCTCTTTGAAGACAACAAGAAGGAACTGATCGAGTTTATCGCCCAGAATAACGGCGACCAGGGAAAAGAAGCCATTGACCTTATCATGGTGGCCAAGTACCTGGAGCGTATCGGAGACCACGCCACCAACATCGCGGAGTGGGTGGAATTCTCTATCACCGGTATCCACAAGGACAGTAAGGTGTAA
- a CDS encoding response regulator transcription factor produces the protein MIFCVEDDSNIRELVVYTLETTGFRARGFEDGKEFWETLALETPRLVLLDIMLPGEDGIEILKKLKSSSRTREIPVIMVTAKGAEYDKVKGLDLGADDYVTKPFGMMELVSRVKAVLRRSEKAARDQKNILASGDIEIDTQKHEVTAAGEVVNLTLKEYELLKRLMENQNVVMTRDRLLEDIWGYDFDGETRTVDVHVRTLRQKLGSCGDKIETVRGVGYRMSKQES, from the coding sequence ATGATTTTTTGTGTAGAAGATGACAGCAACATCCGGGAACTGGTTGTATATACTCTGGAGACCACGGGCTTTCGGGCGCGTGGTTTTGAAGATGGGAAGGAATTCTGGGAGACCCTGGCCCTGGAGACGCCAAGGCTTGTGCTCCTGGATATCATGCTTCCCGGGGAAGACGGGATCGAGATCTTGAAGAAGCTGAAATCTTCGTCCAGGACCCGGGAGATCCCGGTGATCATGGTGACAGCCAAGGGAGCGGAATACGATAAGGTAAAGGGGCTGGATCTGGGAGCGGACGACTATGTGACCAAGCCATTTGGCATGATGGAGCTTGTTTCCCGGGTGAAAGCGGTGCTTCGCCGCAGCGAGAAAGCCGCCCGGGATCAGAAGAATATCCTGGCGTCCGGAGATATCGAGATCGACACCCAGAAGCATGAAGTGACGGCAGCAGGAGAAGTGGTGAATCTGACGCTGAAGGAGTATGAGCTTCTGAAGCGGCTGATGGAGAATCAGAATGTGGTGATGACAAGGGACCGCCTGCTGGAAGATATCTGGGGCTATGACTTTGACGGGGAGACCCGGACTGTGGACGTGCATGTCAGGACTCTGCGGCAGAAGCTGGGTTCCTGCGGCGACAAGATCGAGACCGTCAGGGGCGTAGGGTACCGGATGAGCAAGCAGGAGTCGTAA